In the genome of Macrobrachium nipponense isolate FS-2020 chromosome 42, ASM1510439v2, whole genome shotgun sequence, one region contains:
- the LOC135213069 gene encoding zinc finger protein 721-like: MSAVKGEKPFICPECGQGYRRKGNFSLHMKTHSESKPFSCSECGEGFLLRCHWFEHMKTHTGVKPFTCSVCQKAFRYKTNLKKHLRDHTGEKPYTCDECGQAFRKRWQFNLHMKTHGDPKPYRCLECGKGFAKKVNCEDHMKVHTGEKPHKCNECGKGFIWKGNLTAHMRTHTGETPFSCKECGRGFKRKSHLQAHTISHLKQKQKPLSCTVCPKTYIRKDYLAKHMKIHTVGSPFKCTECGKVFDKTSDLDEHRAIHIGDKAFVCKECGKGFNWIANLNAHMKTHTGEKPFTSTECGESFLLKGQLSEHITTHSPFKCKECGKGFHYEVNLNVHMLTHTAKEIVKKPKEEFIPEVIIDEHNSSIAQELKENLEAYVGIKDHTTTKVKAKPFICKDCGKGFSWKGYFDMHRRIHTRGKPFLCSICGKGFIQKGHCDEHMRTHTGDKPFICGSCGKGFSNKSNLTMHMKGHSSEKPFSCSYCGKEFNKKVHLNLHVRNHVGKPFTCLECGKGFIQKSHLSEHMRIHRGVKPFVCSVCGKSFAWKGNLNVHMRTHTGEKPFSCSICGTRFARKSHLDEHERIHTGDKPYLCNECEKAFIRQQDLRRHMKVHGKKKIVISKFRGKKSVKSGKCKKTPSKFQVLNCKDCGEDFKTISDLTGHLLIHKDFKVITISEVKEECE; this comes from the coding sequence ATGTCTGCTGTTAAAGGAGAAAAACCATTTATTTGCCCTGAGTGTGGACAGGGATACCGTAGGAAAGGCAACTTCAGTTTGCACATGAAGACCCATTCTGAAAGCAAACCTTTTTCATGCTCGGAATGTGGGGAAGGGTTCCTCCTAAGATGTCATTGGTTCGAACACATGAAAACTCACACCGGAGTGAAACCATTTACATGTTCAGTGTGCCAGAAAGCATTTAGGTataaaacaaatctgaaaaaGCATTTGAGAGATCACACCGGTGAGAAACCATATACCTGTGATGAGTGTGGGCAGGCATTCAGGAAAAGGTGGCAGTTTAATTTGCACATGAAAACTCATGGTGATCCCAAACCATATAGGTGTTTGGAGTGTGGAAAGGGATTTGCCAAGAAAGTGAATTGTGAAGATCACATGAAAGTTCATACAGGCGAGAAGCCACACAAGTGCAATGAATGTGGAAAAGGCTTTATTTGGAAAGGAAATCTTACTGCACATATGAGAACACATACCGGAGAAACTCCCTTTAGCTGCAAAGAATGTGGAAGAGGATTTAAGAGAAAAAGTCATCTCCAGGCGCACACGATTTCCCACTTGAAGCAGAAACAGAAACCACTTAGTTGTACAGTTTGTCCAAAAACATATATCCGGAAGGATTATTTAGCAAAACACATGAAAATTCATACTGTAGGATCTCCATTTAAGTGTACTGAGTGTGGAAAGGTATTTGACAAAACGTCAGATTTAGATGAACACAGGGCAATTCATATTGGTGACAAGGCGTTTGTTTGTAAGGAGTGTGGAAAAGGATTTAATTGGATTGCCAATCTCAATGCACATATGAAAACACATACTGGAGAAAAACCTTTCACTAGTACAGAATGTGGTGAGAGCTTCTTGCTGAAAGGACAGCTGAGTGAGCACATAACAACGCATTCACCATTTAAATGCAAAGAATGTGGTAAAGGGTTTCATTATGAGGTAAATCTAAATGTTCACATGTTAACACACACTGCCAAGGAAATTGTCAAGAAACCAAAAGAGGAGTTTATTCCTGAGGTGATTATTGATGAACACAACTCATCCATAGCTCAGGAACTTAAGGAAAATTTAGAAGCGTACGTAGGCATAAAGGATCATACAACAACTAAGGTCAAAGCAAAGCCTTTCATTTGTAAAGATTGTGGAAAAGGTTTTAGCTGGAAAGGGTATTTTGATATGCACAGGAGAATTCATACTAGGGGAAAGCCTTTCTTATGTTCAATATGTGGGAAAGGATTTATTCAAAAGGGTCATTGTGATGAGCATATGAGAACACATACAGGAGACAAACCTTTTATCTGTGGTAGTTGCGGGAAAGGTTTCTCAAATAAAAGCAATTTAACAATGCATATGAAAGGTCATTCAAGTGAAAAGCCATTCAGTTGCTCTTATTGTGGAAAGGAATTTAATAAGAAAGTTCACCTTAATTTGCATGTGAGAAATCATGTGGGTAAGCCATTTACATGCCTGGAGTGTGGCAAAGGATTTATCCAAAAGAGCCATCTTTCTGAACATATGAGGATTCACCGAGGGGTCAAGCCTTTTGTTTGCTCAGTGTGTGGGAAGAGCTTTGCTTGGAAAGGAAATCTTAACgtacacatgagaactcatacaggagagaaaccattctCTTGCAGTATATGTGGAACAAGATTTGCTCGTAAAAGCCATCTTGATGAACATGAGAGAATTCATACTGGAGACAAACCCTATttgtgtaatgaatgtgaaaaggcCTTTATTCGGCAGCAGGACCTTCGAAGGCATATGAAAGtccatggaaaaaagaaaatagtaatttCTAAATTTCGTGGTAAGAAATCTGTTAAATCTGGAAAGTGCAAAAAAACTCCATCAAAATTTCAGGTACTTAACTGTAAAGATTGTGGAGAAGATTTCAAGACAATCAGTGACCTTACAGGGCATTTGTTAATTCACAAAGACTTCAAGGTAATTACTATTTCAGAGGTTAAAGAAGAGTGTGAGTAA